One window of the Triticum dicoccoides isolate Atlit2015 ecotype Zavitan chromosome 3B, WEW_v2.0, whole genome shotgun sequence genome contains the following:
- the LOC119280049 gene encoding nascent polypeptide-associated complex subunit alpha-like protein 1 — MTVAELQAELLCAQLEEQNSNNKSSPLLLVRPWIGVFRCGPGVIYCWLLHFLNLSTQFQVMFVLSKPDVFKSSNSDTYVMFGEAKIEDLSTQLHSQAAEQFKAPSPSGIILKGEPSMAAAHDDEEVDETGVDKKDVEFVMTQASVPRSRAVKALKDAGSDIVSAIMELTN, encoded by the exons ATGACGGTCGCCgagctgcaggcggagctgctctGCGCCCAGCTCGAGGAGCAGA ATAGTAATAATAAATCTTCGCCTCTCTTGCTCGTTCGCCCCTGGATCGGCGTGTTCCGTTGCGGTCCTGGTGTTATATACTGTTGGTTGTTGCATTTTCTTAACTTGTCCACACAATTCCAGGTTATGTTTGTCCTCTCCAAGCCAGATGTCTTCAAGAGCTCAAACTCAGATACCTACGTCATGTTCGGGGAGGCCAAGATTGAGGACCTGAGCACTCAGCTGCATTCACAAGCGGCGGAGCAGTTCAAGGCGCCGAGCCCAAGCGGCATCATCTTGAAGGGCGAGCCGTCCATGGCAGCAGCCCATGACGACGAGGAGGTTGATGAGACTGGTGTTGACAAGAAGGACGTTGAGTTCGTGATGACGCAAGCCTCCGTGCCGAGATCCAGGGCTGTGAAGGCGCTCAAGGATGCGGGCAGCGACATCGTCAGCGCCATCATGGAGTTGACTAACTAG